In a single window of the Helicobacter felis ATCC 49179 genome:
- a CDS encoding NAD(P)H-dependent oxidoreductase produces the protein MSTLVILAHPDLQKSRVNKALKESISRKNVVVSELYKKYPNFKIDVTAEQQLLTQAQRIVFQFPVFWYSYPPLFKKYLDDVLAYGFAHGSSGKALQDKEFSLAVSFGSPVENYTKGSSKGLLTIEDILSPLKATILFIGGKYAGHFATFGALNLSDQDLAIHCQDYQEFVK, from the coding sequence ATGTCTACTTTAGTTATTTTAGCCCACCCTGATTTGCAAAAGTCCCGTGTCAATAAAGCTTTAAAAGAAAGCATTAGTCGCAAAAATGTGGTAGTTAGTGAGCTCTATAAGAAATACCCTAACTTTAAAATTGATGTAACTGCTGAACAGCAACTGCTCACACAAGCCCAGCGGATCGTTTTTCAATTCCCCGTCTTTTGGTATTCTTACCCTCCCTTGTTTAAAAAGTATTTGGATGATGTTCTTGCCTATGGTTTTGCCCATGGTTCTAGCGGTAAGGCGTTACAAGATAAAGAATTTTCTTTGGCCGTGAGTTTCGGATCGCCTGTAGAGAATTACACAAAGGGGAGCTCCAAAGGACTGCTCACCATAGAAGATATCTTATCTCCTCTTAAAGCCACTATCCTGTTTATAGGGGGCAAATACGCAGGCCATTTTGCAACTTTTGGGGCTTTGAATTTAAGCGATCAGGATTTAGCTATCCATTGCCAAGATTATCAAGAGTTTGTTAAGTAA
- a CDS encoding pirin family protein → MKQVDRVYDAPSKHWVGNGFYVASMFSYHDTHKNCDPFLLLDYNAPYHFKGGGGEFGVGSHPHKGFETVTIAYSGEVEHTDSHGGGGIITPGDVQWMTAGSGILHQEFYSKKFAKEGGVFEVVQLWVNLPKAHKLTPPKYQAITAQEIPRVALEGASKARIIAGELMGVKGPATTFSPINLWDLEVHDRDTLRLEVPESHNVLMLVLDGVVELGGHRTHKEQLITFQKGGSQIDLLALEKAKVLMLTGEPLNEPVVGYGPFVMNTQREIEQAIADVRSGHFGNL, encoded by the coding sequence ATGAAACAAGTGGATAGGGTTTATGACGCGCCCTCCAAACATTGGGTGGGCAATGGGTTTTATGTTGCCTCGATGTTTAGCTACCACGATACACACAAGAACTGCGACCCGTTTTTGCTCTTGGACTACAACGCACCCTACCATTTTAAGGGGGGTGGAGGGGAGTTTGGTGTGGGATCACACCCCCATAAGGGCTTTGAAACGGTAACCATCGCCTATAGCGGTGAAGTGGAGCACACGGATTCGCATGGGGGAGGGGGGATCATCACCCCCGGGGATGTGCAATGGATGACAGCAGGTTCTGGCATTTTGCACCAAGAGTTTTATTCCAAGAAGTTTGCCAAAGAAGGCGGGGTGTTTGAAGTGGTGCAGCTTTGGGTGAATTTGCCCAAAGCCCATAAATTAACTCCTCCTAAATACCAGGCGATCACCGCACAAGAGATCCCAAGAGTGGCCCTAGAGGGCGCAAGCAAGGCGCGGATCATCGCCGGGGAGTTAATGGGGGTTAAAGGTCCAGCAACGACCTTTTCTCCCATCAATTTGTGGGATTTAGAGGTGCATGACAGGGATACTTTGCGTTTAGAGGTCCCTGAGAGTCATAATGTCTTGATGCTGGTGCTAGATGGTGTGGTGGAATTAGGGGGACACCGCACACACAAAGAACAGCTTATCACCTTTCAAAAGGGAGGATCGCAAATCGATCTTTTGGCCCTTGAAAAAGCTAAGGTGCTTATGCTCACAGGCGAACCGCTCAATGAACCCGTGGTCGGCTATGGACCTTTTGTCATGAACACGCAAAGAGAGATTGAGCAGGCCATAGCAGATGTGCGCTCAGGGCATTTTGGGAATCTTTAG
- a CDS encoding replication initiation protein: MLKKDRDLLVSAQSNPISQLLGLFDHLQSIKNALKAFNIPMEEDNNSAILQILVQILAQQAPPQKPLPQETQKEISTLESSLTDISQFLELAKNANILPSAQATPPQPPATKPTQQTQPPSVQELLRQAGKEYAAIMAQKTLASMPQPLSKSPPKQELKLTSKEPILANKVSISSPGQVVVHNDIYKVNLGRLGARELNLLFSLFNRLKDQQDTCVRFSPQEVKNLMNDPKSSNADLLKVVRTLWSNIKAANFQQIAHVVENGMEIVQERDFNLFSGSTIAMNKEKTRLLYLDIKVNTDCYLHLFNQLSANFTAFQLKIFLSLNSKYAKNLYRLLVRFEDVRKNGMCEMLTYRGDFEGFREFMGIPKSMEIGIIEERVLRPACRELGHFFPPPSKRSKKQEDTPYDPANPDRSKPYETIFYVKEKKGRKIVGVTFHFMPHPHADAQKAILKRHSQNRVQEVALEQQRQAEKEKRKLEKAQRESQQGYCNKQERESLKEYCGLIGGLYIKTPEHFFKSIRLASVATRLGNNPNIVALFQLIEPSPNDIHIAKFCTEHIERFNCPKEGYFTHVFKDIEDFIGNFVQDAR, from the coding sequence ATGCTCAAAAAAGACAGGGACTTGCTCGTGAGCGCACAAAGCAACCCCATCTCCCAACTTCTAGGACTATTTGACCATCTTCAAAGCATAAAAAACGCCCTTAAGGCCTTTAATATCCCTATGGAGGAGGATAATAACAGCGCCATTCTTCAAATTCTCGTCCAAATTTTGGCTCAACAAGCCCCCCCTCAAAAACCCCTCCCCCAAGAGACACAAAAAGAAATTAGCACCTTAGAGAGCAGTCTGACAGATATATCCCAATTTTTAGAGCTAGCCAAAAACGCCAATATCCTCCCAAGCGCGCAAGCTACGCCCCCTCAACCTCCTGCAACAAAGCCCACTCAACAAACCCAACCCCCAAGCGTGCAAGAACTCTTAAGGCAAGCGGGTAAAGAATACGCCGCCATAATGGCACAAAAAACTTTAGCCTCTATGCCTCAACCTTTGTCCAAAAGCCCCCCCAAACAAGAGCTAAAACTAACTTCTAAAGAGCCCATCCTAGCTAATAAAGTGTCTATTTCTAGCCCCGGGCAAGTGGTGGTGCACAATGACATCTATAAGGTCAATTTAGGCAGATTAGGCGCGCGCGAGCTCAATTTACTCTTTTCTCTGTTCAACCGCCTCAAAGACCAGCAAGACACTTGCGTGCGTTTTAGCCCGCAAGAGGTTAAGAATCTCATGAATGACCCAAAAAGTAGCAATGCCGATCTTTTAAAAGTTGTAAGAACACTTTGGAGCAACATTAAGGCGGCCAATTTTCAGCAAATCGCGCATGTTGTTGAGAATGGCATGGAGATAGTGCAAGAGCGCGATTTCAACCTATTTAGTGGCTCTACCATTGCCATGAACAAAGAGAAAACACGGCTACTCTACCTTGATATAAAAGTCAACACCGATTGTTACCTGCACCTATTCAACCAGTTAAGTGCCAATTTTACAGCTTTTCAGCTCAAAATCTTTTTATCTCTAAACAGCAAATACGCTAAAAACCTTTACCGCCTCTTAGTGCGTTTTGAGGATGTGCGCAAAAATGGCATGTGCGAAATGTTAACCTATAGGGGGGATTTTGAGGGGTTTAGGGAGTTTATGGGCATTCCTAAAAGCATGGAAATAGGAATCATTGAAGAGCGCGTTTTAAGACCCGCCTGTAGAGAGCTAGGCCATTTTTTCCCCCCTCCTAGCAAAAGGAGCAAAAAGCAAGAGGATACGCCATACGATCCAGCCAACCCCGATCGCTCTAAGCCCTATGAAACTATCTTCTATGTTAAAGAGAAAAAGGGGCGCAAAATTGTAGGCGTTACCTTCCACTTCATGCCCCACCCACATGCAGATGCTCAAAAGGCTATCTTAAAACGCCACTCTCAAAACCGCGTCCAAGAAGTCGCCCTTGAACAACAAAGGCAAGCAGAAAAAGAAAAACGCAAACTAGAAAAAGCCCAAAGAGAGTCGCAACAAGGCTATTGTAACAAACAAGAGCGCGAAAGTTTAAAGGAATATTGCGGGCTAATCGGCGGGCTTTATATCAAAACCCCCGAGCATTTCTTTAAAAGTATCAGACTAGCCAGTGTAGCCACCCGTTTAGGCAATAATCCCAACATTGTGGCCCTTTTTCAACTCATAGAGCCTAGCCCTAATGACATCCATATTGCCAAATTCTGCACAGAGCACATTGAGCGTTTTAACTGCCCCAAAGAGGGCTATTTTACCCATGTTTTTAAAGATATTGAAGACTTTATAGGCAACTTTGTTCAAGACGCGCGTTAA
- a CDS encoding methyl-accepting chemotaxis protein, with product MFSKFGIGTKIIVGMCVVVALGITILGVIINKQTRSVMHNTIINNMQGNIDQSAARLQRVMNRLFVRMSALGEDLVTNNLNNENKRQQLVRKFLNSSPHVRLLSISAVGDSSGSYVAKKVGDTIETSTKKDFYNPKITRQVLQDGKILKTNPYFKDIGGQKVFGFELAVPLNKNKHGENKLVGAMIIFVDIDSFADVVMRSKNDTFVMQRDGYVLLIGYKNMQGKLLSEINPDVTAMHLVKMVRENSSGAMDYHAVATNKDSFLVVRSFDIFNKIGHKDFKFNWAIARFISKNEVFAAAHYLQNLIFFMGLIVVIVLVITVYFLVRYLVGNRIEVVSNTLSGFFRLLNDPKNKQDVSIVEPKMLDEIGHMQQSINKNISKIYENTKTDSATIEDMLNVVRHIKEGDFTQRITATPNNPDLLQLRELFNDVMVYLQEHIGSYMQTINQTFERYQTLDFTKRISNPSGDIEKAMDALGTEITKMLRTSLDFASALTKESQGLKACVDRLTNSANQQNKSLLQTSKSIESITKSIADIEKKSDEMMAQGQDIKNIVEIIGDIADQTNLLALNAAIEAARAGQHGRGFAVVADEVRKLAERTQKSLGEIEANINVLVQSIADTSESIKAQSQSVEGINAFLQVFKEDTQNNLSIASTSLEVGNNIDRISKNILEDANRKKF from the coding sequence ATGTTTTCTAAGTTTGGAATTGGCACTAAGATTATTGTCGGCATGTGTGTGGTTGTAGCACTTGGCATCACGATCTTAGGAGTCATAATTAACAAACAGACAAGAAGTGTTATGCACAACACTATCATCAACAATATGCAAGGAAATATCGATCAAAGTGCTGCCCGCCTACAAAGGGTGATGAATCGCTTGTTTGTGCGAATGAGTGCCCTAGGAGAGGATCTAGTTACCAATAATCTAAATAACGAGAACAAAAGACAACAGTTAGTCCGAAAGTTTTTGAACAGTAGCCCCCATGTTAGACTACTCAGTATATCCGCTGTGGGTGATTCTAGTGGTTCTTATGTTGCCAAAAAAGTGGGGGATACTATAGAAACTTCTACTAAAAAAGATTTTTACAATCCTAAGATTACCCGTCAAGTGCTACAAGATGGCAAGATTCTCAAAACAAACCCCTATTTTAAAGATATTGGTGGACAGAAAGTTTTTGGGTTTGAACTAGCGGTGCCTCTTAACAAAAATAAGCATGGAGAAAATAAATTGGTGGGGGCAATGATCATTTTTGTGGACATTGATAGTTTTGCTGATGTTGTCATGCGCAGTAAGAACGATACCTTTGTAATGCAACGAGATGGATATGTGTTGCTTATAGGCTATAAAAATATGCAAGGCAAACTTTTAAGCGAAATTAATCCTGATGTTACAGCAATGCACCTTGTAAAGATGGTGCGTGAAAACAGCTCTGGTGCTATGGACTACCACGCTGTGGCTACCAATAAAGATAGCTTTTTGGTTGTCAGATCCTTTGATATCTTTAACAAAATTGGCCATAAGGATTTTAAATTCAATTGGGCAATCGCACGGTTTATAAGTAAAAACGAAGTCTTTGCAGCAGCCCATTATTTGCAAAATTTGATTTTTTTCATGGGGTTAATTGTGGTCATTGTGTTGGTGATCACAGTCTATTTCCTTGTGCGTTATTTAGTGGGTAACCGCATAGAAGTGGTTTCCAACACCCTAAGCGGTTTCTTTAGGCTACTAAATGACCCAAAAAACAAACAAGATGTAAGTATTGTTGAGCCAAAAATGCTCGATGAGATCGGGCATATGCAACAATCCATCAATAAAAATATTTCAAAAATCTACGAGAATACCAAAACGGACAGCGCAACTATTGAAGATATGCTAAATGTGGTGCGCCACATTAAGGAAGGCGACTTCACGCAAAGAATCACTGCTACGCCCAATAACCCCGATCTCTTGCAACTTAGAGAGCTTTTTAACGATGTAATGGTGTATTTACAAGAACACATAGGTTCTTATATGCAAACCATTAACCAAACCTTTGAACGCTACCAAACCTTAGACTTCACAAAGCGCATCTCTAACCCCTCTGGCGATATTGAAAAAGCCATGGACGCTTTGGGGACTGAGATCACCAAAATGTTACGCACTTCACTAGATTTTGCTAGCGCGCTTACAAAAGAGTCGCAAGGTTTAAAAGCCTGTGTTGATCGACTTACAAACAGCGCAAACCAACAAAATAAAAGCCTACTCCAAACTTCTAAATCTATCGAATCCATCACAAAAAGCATTGCCGACATTGAAAAGAAAAGCGATGAAATGATGGCACAAGGACAGGACATTAAAAACATTGTGGAGATCATTGGAGACATTGCTGACCAAACAAACTTATTAGCTCTAAACGCAGCCATTGAGGCGGCACGCGCCGGCCAACACGGACGGGGTTTTGCAGTGGTGGCCGATGAAGTGCGCAAACTTGCTGAGCGCACGCAAAAATCCTTGGGCGAGATTGAGGCAAATATCAATGTTTTGGTTCAAAGCATTGCCGACACTTCAGAATCCATCAAGGCACAGAGTCAAAGCGTAGAGGGGATTAACGCCTTTTTACAAGTTTTTAAAGAAGACACGCAAAATAATCTCAGTATCGCTAGCACTTCCTTGGAAGTGGGTAACAACATTGACCGCATTTCTAAAAATATCTTGGAGGATGCAAATAGGAAGAAATTCTAA
- a CDS encoding ribonuclease H family protein: protein MKNITLIATGLAKTVGPCKKCQARLGICGWAFCALDSQENILVESGGARQGHCASLEFYPISEGLKAVVQHQPLHITIYCDHLGMIEAINTKGLQVYALSKQQQAWRNLLLQHANKIPITAVHIHDRPEFATLYWECDTRAYKNMKELFLQHYPHKTVHEHYSKVPPPKYVPKSRVYPFISTSSGS from the coding sequence ATGAAAAACATAACCCTCATTGCGACTGGATTAGCCAAAACCGTAGGGCCATGCAAAAAATGTCAAGCGCGCTTGGGCATTTGTGGTTGGGCCTTTTGTGCTTTAGATAGTCAAGAGAACATTTTAGTAGAAAGTGGCGGAGCTAGACAGGGGCACTGCGCAAGTTTGGAATTCTACCCCATTAGTGAAGGGCTTAAGGCTGTCGTTCAACACCAGCCCCTCCATATCACTATCTACTGTGACCACCTAGGCATGATAGAAGCTATTAACACAAAGGGGTTGCAAGTTTATGCTCTCTCCAAACAACAACAAGCTTGGCGTAATCTCCTCTTGCAACACGCCAACAAAATCCCTATTACTGCTGTTCATATTCATGACAGACCCGAGTTTGCGACTCTTTATTGGGAATGTGATACACGCGCCTACAAAAACATGAAAGAGCTTTTTCTCCAGCACTACCCCCACAAGACTGTCCATGAGCATTATTCTAAAGTCCCCCCGCCCAAGTATGTTCCCAAGTCCCGTGTTTACCCATTTATTTCCACATCTTCCGGGTCCTAG